From the Clostridium sp. Marseille-P299 genome, one window contains:
- a CDS encoding gluconate 5-dehydrogenase, whose product MDFTKNFSLEGKVALVTGASYGIGFAIASSYAAAGATICFNDIKQELVDKGLEAYKEAGINAHGYVCDVTNEEQVAAMVAQIEKEVGVIDILVNNAGIIKRIPMCDMTAAEFRQVIDVDLNAPFIMAKAVIPSMIKKGHGKIINICSMMSELGRETVSAYAAAKGGLKMLTKNIASEYGEFNIQCNGLGPGYIATPQTAPLREEGHPFNNFIIAKTPAARWGTPEDLAGPAVFLASEASNFVNGHVLYVDGGILAYIGKQPQ is encoded by the coding sequence ATGGATTTCACAAAAAACTTTTCACTTGAAGGTAAAGTAGCATTAGTTACTGGTGCTTCTTACGGTATTGGATTTGCAATTGCAAGCAGTTATGCAGCTGCTGGTGCAACCATTTGTTTTAATGATATTAAACAAGAATTAGTAGATAAAGGACTTGAAGCATACAAAGAAGCTGGTATTAACGCTCATGGTTATGTTTGTGACGTAACTAACGAAGAGCAAGTAGCAGCTATGGTTGCTCAAATCGAAAAAGAAGTAGGTGTTATTGACATTTTAGTTAATAATGCAGGAATCATTAAACGTATCCCTATGTGTGATATGACTGCAGCTGAATTTAGACAAGTTATCGACGTTGATTTAAATGCACCATTCATCATGGCAAAAGCTGTTATTCCTAGCATGATTAAAAAAGGTCACGGTAAAATCATTAACATCTGCTCTATGATGAGTGAATTAGGTCGTGAGACTGTATCCGCTTATGCTGCTGCTAAGGGTGGTTTAAAAATGTTAACTAAGAACATCGCATCTGAGTACGGTGAATTCAACATCCAATGTAATGGCCTTGGACCTGGTTACATCGCAACTCCTCAGACTGCACCATTAAGAGAAGAAGGACATCCTTTCAATAACTTTATTATTGCAAAGACTCCTGCTGCTCGTTGGGGAACACCTGAAGATCTTGCAGGTCCTGCTGTATTCTTAGCATCCGAAGCATCTAACTTCGTAAATGGACATGTTCTTTATGTTGATGGTGGTATCTTAGCTTATATTGGTAAACAACCACAATAA
- a CDS encoding GNAT family N-acetyltransferase gives MNAEIDITDIIIETPRLLIRPFRINDLEDFYEYASVDGVGQMAGWKPHDNKEISRLILNEFIEGKKTFALELKENGKVIGSIGIEKYNENKFNGDFNQKRGRELGYVLSKSYWGMGLMPEAVKSVISYCFEQLSLDFLTVGHFKWNKQSKSVIKKCGFQFFCEGEFTTHMGVIEHECSYVLYKQ, from the coding sequence ATGAATGCAGAAATTGATATAACAGATATAATTATTGAGACACCACGTTTATTAATACGGCCTTTTAGAATTAATGATTTGGAAGATTTTTATGAATACGCTTCTGTTGATGGAGTTGGACAGATGGCAGGTTGGAAGCCACATGACAATAAAGAAATCTCCAGACTTATTTTAAATGAATTTATTGAGGGAAAGAAAACCTTTGCACTTGAATTAAAAGAAAATGGTAAGGTTATTGGCTCCATTGGTATCGAAAAATATAATGAAAATAAGTTCAATGGTGACTTTAATCAAAAGAGGGGCAGGGAACTAGGTTATGTTCTAAGTAAATCCTATTGGGGAATGGGATTAATGCCAGAGGCAGTAAAGAGTGTAATTTCTTATTGCTTTGAGCAATTATCTTTGGATTTTCTTACAGTAGGACACTTTAAATGGAATAAGCAATCAAAAAGTGTTATTAAGAAGTGTGGCTTCCAATTTTTCTGTGAAGGAGAATTCACAACACATATGGGAGTAATAGAACATGAATGTTCTTATGTATTATATAAGCAATGA
- a CDS encoding M24 family metallopeptidase gives MRKEAQVYEIMDKVSVDAIIILNRYNRRYLTGYCGDTGVAYISKNKKIIFTDFRYIYQAEAEATGFEVIDITDKGYAASIAEVAKNDQVKAVGFEEVELNYAEYKAYVKNLEEIQFVPMKDELSDLRMVKTREELDNIKMAEHIGDIAFTKILEDIKPGVTELEIAAKLEYYMKTNGAEGISFDPIVASGINSSMPHAVPSRKKIEHGDFVTLDFGCLYNGYCSDMTRTVVVGKANEKQLEIYNTVLKAQLAVLDQIKAGMTGVAIDKIARDIIYSAGYEGCFGHGLGHSVGLFIHENPRASMKAEALVLENMTMTVEPGIYVRNFGGVRIEDLVVVTKDGCENFTHSEKKLIEL, from the coding sequence ATGAGAAAAGAAGCTCAAGTATATGAAATTATGGATAAAGTATCTGTAGATGCTATTATCATTTTAAATCGTTATAATAGGAGATATCTTACTGGATATTGTGGTGATACTGGGGTAGCATATATTAGTAAGAATAAAAAAATTATCTTTACAGATTTTCGTTATATTTATCAGGCAGAAGCAGAAGCAACTGGATTTGAAGTTATTGATATTACTGATAAAGGCTACGCTGCTTCCATCGCTGAAGTTGCAAAGAATGACCAGGTAAAAGCAGTTGGATTTGAAGAAGTTGAATTAAATTATGCAGAATATAAAGCATATGTTAAAAACTTAGAAGAAATTCAATTTGTTCCTATGAAGGATGAATTATCAGATCTTCGTATGGTAAAAACTAGAGAAGAACTTGATAATATTAAAATGGCAGAACACATTGGAGACATTGCATTTACAAAGATTCTTGAGGATATTAAGCCAGGTGTAACAGAACTTGAAATAGCAGCAAAGCTTGAATATTATATGAAAACAAATGGTGCAGAAGGTATTTCCTTTGACCCAATCGTAGCATCTGGAATTAATTCTTCCATGCCACATGCGGTACCAAGCCGTAAAAAAATTGAGCATGGTGATTTTGTTACATTGGATTTTGGTTGTCTTTATAATGGATACTGCTCTGATATGACTAGAACAGTTGTTGTTGGTAAAGCAAATGAAAAGCAACTTGAAATCTATAATACTGTTTTAAAAGCTCAATTAGCAGTATTAGATCAAATAAAAGCTGGTATGACTGGCGTTGCAATTGATAAGATTGCAAGAGATATTATCTACTCTGCAGGATATGAAGGTTGCTTTGGTCATGGCCTTGGACATAGCGTAGGTTTGTTTATTCATGAAAATCCTAGAGCATCGATGAAAGCAGAAGCTTTAGTATTAGAAAATATGACTATGACTGTTGAACCAGGAATCTATGTAAGAAACTTTGGTGGAGTTCGTATTGAAGACCTTGTAGTTGTAACAAAAGATGGTTGTGAAAACTTTACACATTCAGAGAAAAAATTAATTGAACTATAA
- a CDS encoding shikimate kinase gives MKNNIILIGFMGCGKTSIGTRLAKKLSYTFLDTDALIIEKAGQSISEIFESDGEEYFRNLETDILKELNVKTDRAVISTGGGMPMREENKELLRSLGHVIFLDASKDAILKRVEGDTKRPLLAYENKEERIQELLSIRLPFYKSCAHTVIDTSDKSFYDVINEIEQCMDNSFKVV, from the coding sequence ATGAAAAATAACATTATCTTAATTGGTTTTATGGGTTGTGGAAAAACTAGTATTGGAACAAGGCTGGCAAAAAAGCTTTCATATACTTTTCTTGATACGGATGCATTGATTATTGAAAAGGCAGGGCAATCTATTTCAGAGATTTTTGAATCCGATGGAGAAGAATATTTTAGAAATCTTGAAACGGATATACTAAAAGAATTAAATGTAAAGACTGATCGGGCTGTTATTTCTACTGGCGGTGGAATGCCAATGAGAGAAGAAAATAAAGAATTACTTCGTTCTTTAGGACATGTTATCTTTTTAGATGCATCAAAAGATGCAATCTTAAAGAGGGTTGAAGGAGATACAAAACGTCCTTTATTGGCTTATGAGAATAAAGAAGAGCGAATCCAAGAATTACTTTCAATACGTCTTCCATTTTATAAATCTTGTGCCCATACGGTAATTGATACATCTGATAAATCATTTTATGATGTCATTAACGAAATTGAGCAATGCATGGATAATTCGTTTAAAGTGGTGTAA
- a CDS encoding YgiQ family radical SAM protein has protein sequence MVKDYLPLNKEDMLKRGWEQCDFVYVIGDAYVDHPSFGPAIISRILESEGYKVGIIAQPDWKDESSIAALGEPRLGFLVSGGNMDTMVNHYSVAKKRRHNDAYTPGGVIGKRPDRATIVYCNLIRKKYKNAPIIIGGIEASLRRLAHYDYWSDKVKRSILLDSQADIISYGMGEKSIVEIADALNSGIDVKDITFIPGTVYKAKNLDSVYDAIQLPTFQEILDSKKVFAKSFYLQYQNTDPYTAKVLVEQYKENEFVVQNPPAKPLTQSEMDRVYSLPYMRDYHPSYKELGGVPAIEELKFSLTSNRGCFGGCNFCALTFHQGRIVQTRSHESIIHEATILTWDPEFKGYINDVGGPTANFRSAACEKQLTKGVCLNKQCLFPKPCKNMKIDHKDYLSLLKKLRELPKVKKVFIRSGIRFDYLINDPDDTFIEELCQNHVSGQLKVAPEHISDNVLTMMGKPENAVYEKFIKKYRATNEKLGMKQFVVPYLMSSHPGSTMKEAVELAEYLRDLGYMPEQVQDFYPTPSTISTCMYYTEIDPRTMKPVYVPKNPHEKAMQRALIQYRNPKNYRLVVEALTVAGRTDLIGYDKKCLIRPSYQDKDKFGGNPSKGSYSSKSSNRRNGNDVKKSSGKGTRSESGTKPSNKGKIRSLKNKKKKIVLK, from the coding sequence ATGGTAAAAGATTATTTACCTTTAAATAAAGAAGATATGTTAAAACGAGGGTGGGAGCAATGTGATTTTGTCTATGTTATTGGTGATGCATATGTGGATCATCCTTCTTTTGGACCTGCGATTATTAGCCGTATTTTAGAGAGCGAAGGTTATAAGGTTGGAATTATAGCTCAACCAGATTGGAAAGATGAATCAAGCATTGCGGCCCTTGGGGAGCCAAGACTAGGATTTTTAGTATCTGGCGGTAATATGGATACCATGGTAAACCATTATTCAGTTGCTAAAAAAAGAAGACACAATGATGCTTACACACCTGGAGGTGTCATTGGAAAACGTCCAGATCGAGCAACAATTGTATACTGTAATTTAATACGAAAAAAATATAAAAATGCTCCTATTATTATAGGAGGGATTGAAGCATCTCTTAGAAGACTTGCGCATTATGATTATTGGAGTGATAAAGTAAAGAGATCTATTTTATTAGATTCTCAAGCAGATATTATTTCATATGGTATGGGAGAAAAGTCCATTGTTGAAATAGCAGATGCATTAAATAGTGGAATTGATGTAAAAGATATTACCTTCATTCCTGGAACGGTATATAAAGCAAAAAACTTAGATTCAGTTTATGATGCAATACAATTACCAACCTTTCAAGAAATTTTAGATAGTAAGAAGGTTTTTGCAAAGAGTTTTTATCTTCAATATCAAAACACAGATCCATATACAGCAAAGGTACTTGTGGAACAGTATAAAGAGAATGAGTTTGTAGTACAAAATCCACCAGCGAAACCATTAACACAATCTGAAATGGATCGAGTATATTCACTTCCATATATGCGTGATTATCATCCATCTTATAAAGAGCTTGGTGGGGTACCAGCAATTGAAGAGTTAAAATTTAGCTTAACTAGCAATCGTGGATGTTTTGGAGGATGTAATTTCTGTGCACTTACATTTCATCAAGGAAGAATAGTTCAGACAAGAAGTCACGAATCTATTATACACGAAGCTACTATTCTTACCTGGGATCCTGAGTTTAAAGGATATATTAACGACGTTGGTGGGCCAACGGCAAATTTCCGTAGTGCGGCATGTGAAAAGCAGCTTACGAAGGGTGTTTGTCTTAATAAACAATGTCTTTTCCCTAAACCATGTAAGAATATGAAGATTGACCATAAAGATTATCTAAGCTTATTAAAGAAATTAAGAGAATTACCAAAGGTTAAAAAGGTGTTTATACGTTCTGGTATTCGTTTTGATTATTTAATTAATGATCCAGATGATACTTTTATTGAAGAGTTATGTCAAAATCACGTAAGTGGTCAATTAAAGGTTGCACCAGAACATATTAGTGATAATGTTCTTACTATGATGGGAAAACCAGAGAATGCGGTATACGAAAAGTTTATTAAAAAATATCGTGCAACCAATGAAAAACTTGGTATGAAGCAATTTGTTGTTCCATATCTTATGTCTTCACATCCGGGTTCTACGATGAAAGAGGCGGTAGAACTTGCCGAGTATTTAAGAGATTTAGGATATATGCCAGAGCAGGTACAAGATTTTTATCCTACACCAAGTACTATTTCTACTTGTATGTACTATACAGAAATTGATCCAAGAACAATGAAACCTGTTTATGTACCAAAGAATCCACATGAAAAAGCAATGCAAAGAGCATTGATTCAATATCGTAACCCTAAAAACTATCGATTGGTGGTGGAGGCTTTAACAGTTGCTGGTAGAACGGATTTGATAGGGTATGATAAGAAGTGCTTGATTCGCCCAAGTTATCAAGATAAGGACAAGTTTGGTGGAAACCCATCAAAAGGAAGTTATTCATCTAAATCTTCGAATCGTAGAAATGGTAATGATGTGAAAAAGTCCTCAGGGAAAGGAACTAGAAGTGAATCTGGTACAAAACCATCCAATAAGGGAAAAATTCGATCATTAAAAAACAAAAAGAAAAAAATAGTTTTAAAATAA
- the aroQ gene encoding type II 3-dehydroquinate dehydratase, translating into MNLLVINGPNINFLGIREKGIYGTKDFNSLLEMLENKANETGISIETYQSNCEGAIIDRIQKAYYDKVDGIIINPGAYTHYSYAIRDALASIEVPIIEVHISNVHKREEFRHTSVTAPVCTGQIVGLGLQGYLLAVDAILELAANNN; encoded by the coding sequence ATGAATTTATTAGTAATTAATGGACCAAATATTAATTTCCTAGGAATTCGTGAAAAGGGAATTTACGGAACGAAAGATTTTAATTCTTTGCTTGAAATGCTTGAAAATAAAGCGAATGAAACAGGAATTTCAATTGAAACATATCAAAGCAATTGTGAAGGTGCAATTATTGACCGAATTCAAAAAGCGTATTATGATAAGGTAGATGGAATTATTATTAATCCAGGAGCTTACACTCATTATAGCTACGCAATTAGAGACGCACTTGCTTCTATCGAAGTACCAATTATAGAAGTTCACATCTCTAATGTACATAAAAGAGAGGAGTTTCGTCATACTTCTGTGACTGCACCTGTTTGTACAGGGCAGATAGTAGGTCTTGGATTACAAGGTTATTTATTAGCAGTTGATGCAATTTTAGAGTTAGCAGCTAACAATAATTAG
- a CDS encoding endo-1,4-beta-xylanase, with the protein MFQKKLIALVLALALVVPTTVSNIPKSKAVAADSATTYGNLIYQDFESGLNGWVPRGIDAEVVAISTEEAYSGLNSVKISNRSKTWHGATCDMTNELTLGETYVFGMMFKYTGSSYSSTQKFSLQLQYNDGVNDQYKTIKSAAVTKGQWTLLQGEYTIPTDATNVYVYVETEYKSSPSAQDFMDFYIDDFTATPAVLPEIEKNIASLQDVFAGYFNIGGAATASEIAPLPAKDLVRKHYNNLTFGNELKPDAVLDHAATIAYMEANGGNQVNPQVNLRAAKTLLEFARDNNIPVRGHTLVWHSQTPDWFFKENYSMDSSAAWVSKEVMLQRLENYIKNLMELIKTSYPTVEFYAWDVVNEAVDPNTSTGMRNPGSNNVTAGNSLWMQTIGVEFIEKAFEYARKYAPEGCKLFYNDYNEYEDKKSTFIFNILKNLKDKGLVDGMGMQSHWVMEYPSISMFESSVRKYNSLGIEIQLTELDIKQPDNSTSALAAQASRYKLLMNKVLSLKKEGINITNVIFWGVTDKTSWLGGYPLLFDGNYKAKPAYYSIIEGVTPMPTVTPTVTPTVVPTIIPTITPTVVPTITPTVTPTVVPTITPTITPTVIPTITPSVTPTVIPTITPTVTPSLTPTPTTIPVEGKPVVAVTTKHNGNYISQQYTVSALSGTIDLSKVTIVYTADGMSSVAQNLWFDNAALQLSVSPWYVSMNGNISGIISNKELTLTITKGNTLAQGEGKLTLDLRFAKPDWSVYGEFTNAVVKVYYNGELVQ; encoded by the coding sequence ATGTTCCAAAAAAAGCTAATTGCACTTGTATTAGCCCTTGCTCTTGTAGTACCTACGACAGTTTCTAACATACCAAAGAGTAAAGCTGTGGCAGCAGATTCCGCTACTACTTATGGAAATCTAATCTATCAGGATTTTGAATCAGGACTAAATGGTTGGGTTCCAAGAGGAATTGATGCAGAAGTTGTTGCTATAAGTACAGAAGAAGCTTATTCAGGATTGAATAGCGTAAAGATTAGCAATCGCAGCAAGACATGGCATGGTGCTACATGTGACATGACGAATGAACTAACACTTGGGGAGACTTACGTATTTGGAATGATGTTTAAGTATACTGGAAGTTCTTATTCTAGTACACAAAAATTTAGTTTGCAGTTGCAGTATAATGATGGTGTGAATGATCAATACAAGACGATAAAATCAGCGGCCGTAACAAAAGGTCAGTGGACATTATTGCAAGGAGAATATACAATTCCTACGGATGCAACTAATGTTTACGTCTATGTTGAGACAGAGTATAAATCCTCTCCATCAGCACAAGATTTTATGGACTTTTACATTGATGACTTTACAGCAACACCAGCGGTTTTACCAGAGATTGAGAAAAATATCGCAAGTTTACAAGATGTATTTGCGGGTTATTTTAATATTGGAGGTGCAGCAACCGCAAGTGAGATAGCACCATTACCTGCAAAAGATTTGGTACGAAAGCATTATAATAATTTAACGTTTGGAAATGAATTAAAACCAGACGCAGTTTTAGATCATGCAGCTACAATAGCTTATATGGAAGCAAATGGTGGAAATCAGGTGAATCCACAAGTGAATTTAAGAGCAGCAAAAACTTTACTTGAATTTGCAAGAGATAACAATATTCCTGTCCGGGGACACACATTGGTTTGGCATAGTCAAACGCCAGATTGGTTTTTTAAAGAAAATTATTCTATGGATTCAAGTGCAGCATGGGTTTCTAAAGAAGTCATGTTACAACGACTTGAAAATTACATAAAGAATCTAATGGAACTCATTAAGACAAGCTATCCAACGGTAGAATTTTATGCGTGGGACGTTGTAAATGAAGCGGTGGATCCGAATACTTCTACCGGTATGAGAAACCCTGGTTCTAATAATGTTACTGCAGGTAATTCACTATGGATGCAAACAATTGGAGTAGAATTTATAGAAAAAGCCTTTGAATATGCCAGAAAATATGCGCCAGAAGGTTGTAAACTTTTCTATAATGATTATAATGAGTACGAAGATAAGAAGAGTACATTTATCTTTAATATCTTAAAGAATTTAAAGGATAAAGGTTTAGTGGATGGCATGGGCATGCAATCCCATTGGGTTATGGAATATCCAAGTATTAGCATGTTTGAATCCTCCGTTCGTAAATACAATTCTTTAGGTATTGAGATTCAGTTAACAGAGCTTGATATAAAACAACCAGATAACAGTACTTCTGCATTAGCAGCTCAGGCGAGTCGTTATAAGCTTTTAATGAATAAAGTACTTTCATTGAAAAAAGAAGGAATTAATATTACGAACGTAATTTTCTGGGGAGTTACAGACAAAACAAGTTGGCTTGGTGGATATCCATTATTATTTGATGGAAATTATAAGGCAAAGCCAGCATATTATTCGATAATCGAGGGTGTTACTCCAATGCCGACAGTAACGCCAACAGTAACACCGACGGTAGTACCAACGATTATTCCGACAATAACACCAACGGTAGTACCGACGATTACGCCGACAGTAACACCAACGGTAGTACCAACGATTACGCCGACAATAACACCAACGGTAATTCCAACGATTACGCCAAGCGTAACCCCAACTGTAATACCGACGATTACTCCAACGGTAACCCCTTCATTAACTCCAACACCAACGACTATACCAGTGGAGGGAAAACCTGTTGTAGCAGTAACTACGAAACATAATGGTAATTATATAAGTCAACAATATACGGTTAGCGCATTATCGGGTACCATTGATTTATCAAAAGTTACAATCGTTTATACGGCAGATGGAATGAGTTCAGTAGCTCAAAATCTATGGTTTGATAATGCAGCATTGCAATTAAGCGTTTCTCCGTGGTACGTATCTATGAATGGAAATATATCTGGAATAATTAGTAACAAGGAATTAACGCTTACTATTACGAAAGGGAACACACTTGCCCAAGGGGAAGGTAAGCTAACCCTAGACCTTCGATTTGCAAAACCAGATTGGTCAGTGTATGGCGAATTTACAAATGCTGTTGTTAAAGTTTATTATAATGGTGAATTAGTGCAATAA
- a CDS encoding aldose 1-epimerase family protein: MAFHTLENQDLIVKIEDFGAEVTSVQCKKSGQEYIWEGNPAYWNRHSPILFPFVGNQKGKKYSYKGKKYPMAQHGFARDMEYVLVEKEDEKAVFRLESSSVTEKNYPFQFVLEVTYILREKKLDVIWMVKNKGDNTMYFQIGAHPAFNTQAVMEEEESNYFIAFDGVKELKVRTIDMNTGLAKNETIGMPMNEVIEDKGYLRITESLFKNDALVIEDKQCTFVQLCKPDKTPYVTVSFDTPLFGVWSPAKKAVPFVCIEPWYGRCDKVDFRGDLEEKEYLNVLEANNIFNACYSIYFGC, translated from the coding sequence ATGGCATTTCATACGTTAGAAAATCAGGATTTAATTGTTAAAATCGAGGATTTTGGTGCAGAAGTTACTTCTGTACAGTGTAAGAAGTCAGGTCAAGAGTACATATGGGAGGGAAACCCAGCTTATTGGAATCGACATTCACCAATTCTATTTCCTTTTGTAGGAAATCAGAAAGGAAAGAAATACAGCTATAAAGGGAAGAAATACCCTATGGCACAACATGGTTTTGCAAGAGATATGGAGTATGTTCTAGTAGAAAAAGAAGATGAGAAGGCTGTATTTCGGTTAGAATCAAGTAGTGTTACAGAAAAAAATTATCCATTTCAATTTGTGTTAGAAGTTACATATATTTTAAGAGAGAAGAAGTTGGATGTAATTTGGATGGTAAAAAATAAAGGTGATAATACGATGTACTTTCAAATAGGAGCACATCCTGCTTTTAATACTCAGGCGGTTATGGAAGAGGAAGAATCGAATTATTTTATCGCTTTTGATGGGGTTAAGGAATTGAAAGTTCGTACCATTGATATGAATACAGGGCTAGCTAAGAATGAAACTATAGGTATGCCTATGAATGAAGTGATAGAAGATAAGGGATATTTACGGATAACAGAATCGTTGTTTAAGAATGATGCCCTTGTTATTGAAGATAAACAATGTACTTTCGTACAATTATGTAAGCCCGATAAAACACCATATGTTACAGTAAGTTTTGATACACCTTTATTTGGAGTATGGTCACCTGCTAAAAAAGCGGTACCTTTTGTATGTATTGAGCCTTGGTATGGAAGATGCGATAAGGTTGATTTTCGTGGGGATTTAGAGGAAAAAGAGTATTTGAATGTGCTAGAAGCAAATAACATCTTTAATGCCTGTTATTCAATTTATTTTGGCTGTTAA
- the efp gene encoding elongation factor P: protein MISAGDFRNGLTLEIDNAVYQVIEFQHVKPGKGAAFVRTKLRNIKDGGVTEKTFRPTERYPQAHIERSDMQYLYTDGELYHFMNTETFDQIALNEDAIGDTLKFVKENDMVKMLSHAGQVFAIEPPLFVELVITETEPGFKGDTAQGATKPAVVETGATVYVPLFVNQGDKISIDTRTGEYMKRV, encoded by the coding sequence ATGATATCAGCAGGCGATTTTAGAAATGGATTAACACTAGAAATAGATAATGCCGTATATCAAGTTATTGAATTTCAACACGTAAAACCAGGAAAAGGTGCAGCTTTTGTAAGAACAAAATTAAGAAATATCAAGGATGGGGGCGTTACTGAAAAGACATTTCGACCTACTGAAAGATATCCACAGGCTCATATTGAAAGAAGCGACATGCAATATCTTTACACAGATGGTGAATTATATCACTTTATGAATACTGAAACTTTCGATCAAATTGCTTTAAATGAAGATGCAATTGGTGATACTTTAAAATTCGTTAAAGAAAATGACATGGTTAAAATGTTATCTCATGCTGGACAAGTTTTCGCAATCGAGCCACCTCTATTTGTAGAACTTGTAATTACTGAAACAGAACCAGGTTTCAAAGGTGATACTGCTCAGGGTGCTACTAAGCCAGCAGTTGTTGAAACTGGTGCTACTGTATACGTACCTTTATTTGTTAACCAGGGAGATAAGATTTCTATCGATACTAGAACTGGCGAATACATGAAGAGAGTATAA
- a CDS encoding YqeG family HAD IIIA-type phosphatase — MFQKFYPSEYVNSSFEINYKNLYKEGYRGLIFDVDNTLVEHGADASKEALALMKELKEIGFKVCFLSNNNEERVKRFNKDINGLYIFKANKPSKKGYQQAMKLMGTTIKNTVFIGDQLFTDVYGANRIGMKTFLVKPIGKKEEIQIVIKRYFERIVLFFYNRSLKK, encoded by the coding sequence ATGTTTCAGAAATTTTATCCCAGTGAATATGTAAATTCTTCATTTGAAATAAATTATAAGAATCTTTATAAAGAAGGATACCGAGGTTTAATCTTTGATGTAGATAATACATTGGTTGAACACGGCGCAGATGCATCCAAAGAAGCACTTGCTTTAATGAAAGAGCTAAAAGAGATAGGATTTAAAGTATGCTTTTTATCAAACAATAATGAAGAAAGAGTGAAACGATTTAATAAAGATATTAATGGTCTCTATATATTTAAAGCAAATAAACCATCCAAAAAGGGATATCAACAAGCAATGAAGTTAATGGGGACTACAATTAAGAATACCGTATTTATCGGAGACCAATTGTTTACGGATGTGTATGGTGCGAATAGAATTGGTATGAAAACATTTCTCGTAAAACCCATTGGAAAGAAAGAAGAAATTCAAATCGTTATTAAGAGATATTTTGAACGCATAGTTTTATTTTTTTATAATCGAAGCTTAAAAAAATGA